A region from the Sorex araneus isolate mSorAra2 chromosome 6, mSorAra2.pri, whole genome shotgun sequence genome encodes:
- the FES gene encoding tyrosine-protein kinase Fes/Fps has translation MGFSSELCSPQGHGALQQMQEAELRLLEGMRKWMAQRVKSDREYAGLLHHMSLQDGGAQSRGLGPESPISQSWAEITSQTEGLSRLLRQHAEDLNAGPLSRLSLLIRERQQLRKSYSEQWQQLQQDLTKTHNQDIEKLKNQYRSLARDSAQARRKYQEASKDKDRDRAKDKYVRSLWKLLAHHNRYVLSVRAAQLHHHHHHQLLLPSLLQSLQDLHQEMARILKDILQEYLEISSLVQDEMVAVHREMAAAAARIQPEAEYQGFLRQYGSAPDVPPCVTFDESLLDEGEPLEPGELQLNELTVESVQHTLTSVTEELATAAETVFSRQATVTQLQQELWDEEQSTPPRERVQLLGKRQALQEALQALQVALCGQAKLQAQQELLQAKVEQLGPGEPPPVPLLQEDRHSTSSSEPEREGGRTPTLELLKSHISGIFRPKFSLPPPLQLVPEVQKPLYEQLWYHGAIPRTEVAELLTHSGDFLVRESQGKQEAVLSVLWDGQLRHFIIQSADNLYRLEGDGFPSIPLLVDHLLRSQQPLTKKSGVLLHRAVPKDKWVLNHEDLVLGEQIGRGNFGEVFSGRLRADNTPVAVKSCRETLPAELKAKFLQEARILKQYSHPNIVRLIGVCTQKQPIYIVMELVQGGDFLTFLRTEGARLRMKTLLQLVGDAAAGMEYLESKCCIHRDLAARNCLVTEKNVLKISDFGMSREEADGIYAASGGLRQVPVKWTAPEALNYGRYSSESDVWSFGILLWETFSLGASPYPNLSNQQTREFVEKGGRLPCPELCPDAVFRLMEQCWAYEPRQRPSFSAISQELQSIRKRHR, from the exons ATGGGCTTCTCCTCGGAGCTGTGCAGCCCCCAGGGCCACGGGGCCCTGCAGCAGATGCAGGAGGCTGAGCTGCGGCTGCTGGAGGGCATGCGGAAGTGGATGGCCCAGCGGGTCAAGAGTGACCGGGAGTACGCGGGGCTCCTGCACCACATGTCCCTGCAGGACGGCGGGGCGCAGAGCCGTGGCCTTGGCCCCGAGAGTCCCATCAGCCAG TCCTGGGCCGAGATCACCAGCCAAACGGAAGGCCTGAGCCGGCTCCTGAGGCAGCACGCGGAGGACCTGAACGCCGGGCCCCTGAGCAGACTGAGCCTGCTGATCCGCGAGCGGCAGCAGCTGCGCAAGAGCTACAGCGAGCAgtggcagcagctgcagcaggaCCTCACCAAG ACCCACAACCAGGACATCGAGAAGCTCAAGAACCAGTACCGGTCGCTGGCACGGGACAGTGCCCAGGCCCGGCGCAAGTACCAGGAGGCCAGCAAAG ACAAGGACCGCGATAGGGCCAAGGACAAGTACGTGCGCAGCCTCTGGAAGCTCCTGGCCCACCACAACCGCTACGTGCTGAGCGTGCGGGCCGCACagctgcaccaccaccaccaccaccagctccTGCTGCCCAGCCTGCTCCAGTCGCTGCAGGACCTGCACCAGGAGATGGCCCGCATCCT GAAGGACATCCTGCAGGAGTATCTGGAGATCAGCAGCCTGGTGCAGGACGAGATGGTGGCCGTCCACCGGGAGATGGCTGCTGCCGCCGCCCGCATCCAGCCCGAGGCCGAGTACCAAGGCTTCCTGCGCCAGTATGG GTCTGCCCCTGATGTCCCACCCTGTGTCACCTTTGACGAGTCACTGCTGGACGAGGGGGAGCCCCTGGAGCCTGGGGAGCTGCAGCTGAACGAGCTGACAGTGGAGAGCGTACAGCACAC GCTGACCTCGGTGACGGAGGAGCTGGCCACAGCCGCCGAGACGGTGTTCAGCAGGCAGGCGACGGTGACGCAGCTGCAGCAGGAGCTCTGGGACGAGGAGCAGAGCACGCCCCCCCGGGAGCG GGTGCAGCTTCTGGGCAAGAGGCAGGCGCTGCAGGAGGCGCTGCAGGCGCTGCAGGTGGCGCTGTGCGGCCAGGCCAAGCTGCAGGCCCAGCAGGAGCTGCTGCAGGCCAAGGTGGAGCAGCTGGGTCCCGGCGAGCCCCCACCCGTGCCGCTGCTGCAGGAGGACCGACACTCCACCTCGTCCTCG GAGCCTGAGCGGGAAGGGGGAAGGACGCCCACCCTGGAGCTCCTGAAGAGCCACATTTCTGGAATCTTCCGCCCCAAGTTCTCG ctccccccgcccctgcagctgGTCCCCGAGGTCCAGAAGCCCCTATATGAGCAGCTGTGGTACCACGGCGCCATCCCCCGGACCGAGGTGGCTGAGCTGCTGACGCACTCGGGGGACTTCCTGGTACGGGAGAGCCAGGGCAAGCAGGAGGCCGTGCTGTCCGTGCTTTGGGACGGGCAGCTGCGCCACTTTATCATCCAGTCGGCCGAT AACCTGTACCGACTGGAAGGGGATGGTTTCCCCAGCATCCCGCTGCTGGTCGACCACCTGCTACGCTCCCAGCAGCCCCTCACCAAGAAGAGCGGCGTCCTCCTGCACAGGGCTGTGCCCAAG GACAAGTGGGTGCTGAACCACGAGGACCTGGTGTTGGGGGAGCAGATTGGCCGG GGGAACTTCGGAGAGGTGTTCAGTGGGCGTCTGCGGGCCGACAACACCCCTGTGGCCGTCAAGTCCTGCCGAGAGACTCTCCCTGCCGAGCTGAAGGCCAAGTTCCTACAGGAAGCCAG GATCCTGAAGCAGTACAGTCACCCCAACATCGTGCGTCTCATTGGCGTCTGCACCCAGAAACAGCCCATCTACATCGTCATGGAGTTAGTACAGG GGGGCGACTTCCTGACCTTCCTGCGCACGGAGGGCGCACGCCTGCGCATGAAGACGCTGCTGCAGCTGGTGGGGGATGCGGCGGCAGGCATGGAGTACCTGGAGAGCAAGTGCTGCATCCACAG GGACCTGGCTGCCCGCAACTGCCTAGTGACCGAGAAGAACGTGCTGAAGATCAGTGACTTTGGGATGTCCCGGGAGGAGGCCGATGGCATCTATGCAGCTTCTGGGGGGCTCAGACAAGTGCCCGTGAAGTGGACGGCACCCGAGGCCCTAAACTACG GCCGCTACTCCTCGGAGAGTGACGTGTGGAGCTTCGGGATCTTGCTCTGGGAGACCTTCAGCCTCGGGGCCTCCCCATACCCCAACCTCAGCAACCAGCAGACCCGGGAGTTTGTGGAGAAGG GAGGCCGGCTGCCCTGCCCCGAGCTGTGCCCGGATGCCGTGTTCCGGCTCATGGAGCAGTGCTGGGCCTACGAGCCCCGGCAACGGCCCAGCTTTAGCGCCATCTCCCAGGAGCTGCAGAGCATCCGGAAGCGGCATCGCTGA
- the FURIN gene encoding furin — translation MELRPWVLWVAAAAGALVLLVADARGQKVFTNTWAVHITGGPAVAERVARKHGFLNLGQIFGDYYHFWHRAVTKRSLSPHRLRHSRLLREPQVQWLEQQVAKRRPKRDVYREPTDPKFPQQWYLSGITQRDLNVKEAWAQGFTGHGIVVSILDDGIEKNHPDLAGNYDPEASFDVNDQDPDPQPRYTQMNDNRHGTRCAGEVAAVANNGVCGVGVAYNARIGGVRMLDGEVTDAVEARSLGLNPNHIHIYSASWGPEDDGKTVDGPARLAEEAFFRGVSQGRGGLGSIFVWASGNGGREHDSCNCDGYTNSIYTLSISSATQLGNVPWYSEACSSTLATTYSSGNQNEKQIVTTDLRQKCTESHTGTSASAPLAAGIIALTLEANKNLTWRDMQHLVVQTSKPAHLNANDWATNGVGRKVSHSYGYGLLDAGAMVALAQNWTTVAPQRKCVIDILTEPRDIGKRLEVRKSVSACLGEPSHVSRLEHAQARLTLSYNRRGDLAIHLVSPMGTRSTLLAARPHDYSADGFNDWAFMTTHSWDEDPAGEWVLEIENTSEASNYGTLTKFTLVLYGTASEGSPTPPESIGCKTLTSGQACVVCEEGFSLHQKSCVQRCPAGFAPQLLTTHYSTENDVETIRASVCAPCHVSCATCRGPAPTDCLSCPSHASLDPVEQTCSRQSQSSRASPPQQPPGPPAKAEAEPDLRAGLLPSHLPEVVAGLSCAFIVLVFVTVFLVLQLRSGFSFRGVKVYTMDRGLISYKGLPPEAWQEECPSDSEEDEGRGERTAFIKDQSAL, via the exons ATGGAGCTGAGGCCCTGGGTGCTCTGGGTGGCAGCAGCGGCAGGTGCCTTGGTCCTGCTCGTGGCCGATGCCCGCGGCCAGAAGGTCTTCACCAACACGTGGGCCGTGCACATTACAGGGGGCCCGGCCGTGGCTGAGAGAGTGGCCCGTAAGCATGGCTTCCTCAACCTGGGCCAG ATCTTCGGCGACTATTACCACTTCTGGCACCGAGCCGTGACAAAGCGGTCCCTGTCGCCCCACCGCCTGCGGCACAGCCGGCTACTCCGGGAGCCCCAA GTCCAGTGGCTGGAGCAGCAGGTGGCGAAGCGGCGACCCAAACGGGACGTGTACCGGGAGCCCACGGACCCCAAGTTTCCCCAGCAGTGGTACCTG TCCGGCATCACCCAGCGGGACCTGAACGTGAAGGAGGCCTGGGCCCAAGGCTTCACGGGCCACGGCATCGTGGTCTCCATCCTGGACGACGGCATCGAGAAGAACCACCCGGACCTAGCAGGCAATTAT GACCCCGAGGCCAGCTTCGACGTCAACGACCAGGACCCCGACCCCCAGCCTCGGTACACGCAGATGAATGACAACAG GCACGGTACCCGCTGTGCTGGGGAGGTGGCTGCTGTCGCCAACAACGGGGTCTGCGGTGTCGGCGTGGCCTACAATGCCCGCATCGGAG GGGTGCGCATGCTGGACGGTGAAGTGACGGACGCGGTGGAGGCCCGCTCGCTGGGCCTGAACCCCAACCACATCCACATCTACAGTGCCAGCTGGGGCCCCGAGGACGACGGCAAGACAGTGGACGGGCCTGCCCGCCTGGCCGAGGAGGCCTTCTTCCGGGGGGTCAGCCAG GGCCGCGGCGGGCTGGGCTCCATCTTCGTCTGGGCCTCGGGCAATGGGGGCCGGGAGCACGACAGCTGCAACTGTGACGGCTACACCAACAGCATCTACACCCTGTCCATCAGCAGCGCCACGCAGCTGGGCAACGTGCCCTGGTACAGCGAGGCCTGCTCCTCCACCCTGGCCACCACCTACAGCAGCGGCAACCAGAACGAGAAGCAGATC GTGACCACTGACCTGCGGCAGAAGTGCACCGAGTCCCACACGGGCACCTCGGCCTCTGCCCCTTTAGCAGCGGGCATCATCGCCCTCACCCTGGAGGCCAa TAAGAACCTCACCTGGCGGGACATGCAACACCTGGTGGTCCAGACCTCGAAGCCAGCACACCTCAACGCCAACGACTGGGCCACCAACGGTGTGGGCCGGAAAG TGAGCCATTCCTACGGCTATGGGCTGCTGGACGCTGGCGCCATGGTGGCCCTGGCCCAGAACTGGACGACGGTGGCCCCTCAGCGGAAGTGTGTCATCGACATCCTCACAGAGCCCAG GGACATCGGGAAGCGGCTGGAGGTGCGGAAGTCGGTGAGCGCCTGCCTGGGGGAGCCCAGCCACGTCAGCCGGCTGGAGCACGCGCAGGCGCGGCTCACCCTGTCCTACAACCGGCGCGGGGACCTGGCCATCCACCTGGTCAGCCCCATGGGCACTCGCTCTACCCTGCTGGCTGCCag gCCGCACGACTACTCGGCTGACGGTTTTAACGACTGGGCCTTCATGACCACCCACTCCTGGGACGAGGACCCTGCTGGCGAGTGGGTCCTCGAGATAGAAAACACCAGCGAGGCCAGCAACTACG GGACACTGACCAAGTTCACGCTGGTGCTGTATGGCACTGCCAGCGAGGGGTCGCCCACACCTCCTGAGAGCATCGGCTGCAAGACCCTCACGTCCGGCCAGGCCTGCGTGG TGTGCGAGGAGGGCTTCTCCCTGCACCAGAAGAGCTGCGTGCAGCGCTGTCCCGCCGGCTTCGCCCCCCAGCTCCTGACCACGCACTACAGCACCGAGAACGACGTGGAGACCATCCGGGCCAGCGTCTGCGCCCCCTGCCACGTCTCGTGTGCCACCTGCCGGGGGCCGGCCCCCACGGACTGCCTCAGCTGCCCCAGCCATGCCTCCCTGGACCCCGTGGAACAGACGTGCTCGCGGCAGAGCCAGAGCAGCCGGGCTTCCCCGCCGCAGCAGCCGCCAGGGCCGCCCGCCAAGGCCGAGGCCGAGCCGGACCTGCGCGCCGGGCTGCTGCCCTCACACCTGCCCGAGGTGGTGGCCGGCCTCAGCTGCGCCTTCATCGTGCTGGTCTTCGTCACTGTCTTCCTGGTCCTGCAGCTGCGCTCCGGCTTCAGCTTCCGGGGGGTGAAGGTGTACACCATGGACCGCGGCCTCATCTCCTACAAGGGGCTGCCCCCTGAGGCCTGGCAGGAGGAGTGCCCGTCGGACTCGGAGGAGGACGAGGGCCGGGGCGAGAGGACCGCCTTCATCAAAGACCAGAGTGCGCTCTGA